The following DNA comes from Chitinophaga nivalis.
TGTAGCATAGCTTTGAATTTTATCCGGTTAATAATGGAAACAGGCGTCATCCTGATTACGTTACAAAGATCGGGCGAACTATTCGGGTAAACCTGTGACGATCGTCACAAAATATCAGGTTATCTTCTGCCGCGGATACGGCTGAGGGTTTCCCGGGCAATGCCCAGGTAAGTGGACAGTTGTGACAGTGATACCCGTTGCAGTATCTCCGGGTGATGCTGTTCCAGGTAGGCATATCGTTCCTGTGCGCTCATTAGTTTATAGAGGGCCATGTGGCTTTCCTGTTTGGCGGCAATCCGCTGCAGGCATTTTCTGCCGAGTGTTTCAATATCTGCATATTATTTCGCTGCAGTATACAAAGCCGCTTTATCAAATTTTACGACAGTTACAGTTTCACATGCCTGGATCGTAAATACAGATGGTTCGCCGGTTCCAAAGCTGTTGATATTGGTGGCAATTTCTCCTTCAAAAAAGAAAGCGGTATTAATATCCTGTCCGTCTTTATCATAAAAAGCCCGGCAATAGCCGCTGCTGATAAAAAATAAAGCCTGACATACCTGCCCCGTTTGCAGGAGCTCTTCCTTTTTACGGAAAGTGAGTGTGGTGAGGGCAGGTGTGAGCTGCTGCCAGCTCTCCGCTGAAATGGGAGACAAGTTTTCTATAAATGCCCGGAGATGATCCAGGGCTGTTTGTTGTGTGTGGGTAGACATGTATACCGATCGTTGTTGATAGTGATGTAAAGATAACGGAAAGACAGGTAAGGGCATACCGGTAGTACTACAAGGAATATTGTGCGGAATATGTTAACTGGTGATGGCGGCCAGGTAACCATCACCAGCTGATAAACACTTATTGGGGCGCCTTTTTCTCAAAGTAATCTATTACTTCTCCAACGGTGTTAAATCCTGTCAGACTTTCCGGCTCCAGGGTAACACCAAGTTGATCTGATACCTTGAAGAAAACAGCTGCTGCCAGTATGGAAGTCATACCTAAATCATTCCCCAGGTGTGAATCACGGGTGATGGTGTCGGGCGGTCTCTTCGCTTCGTTACTGATAACGGAGATGACTGTTTGTTCGATGTTGTTGTTTCCCATTTGGATGTGGTTTAAAATATACGGTTATGGTGAATAGTAGCAGGTATCAGGAAATTCCTGTCTGCAGGGGTGTATCGTAAAACGGTGCTCACACATAATTCTACCCGGCAAAAGATGGTGAACAATAGGATAAGACATGGTTATGGCTCTTATTGAAACCATCTTAAATTTAAGAAAGGTTTTTGGAACAACCATCACTTTTGTGACGTAATTTTCACCAGCAACATAAACAACAGGAAGCATAGAACTGTTGGGAGGGGTCTATTAATCAGAATTTTTTAATGGAGCAAATAAGTAAGAACATACTACTACATGCCTTTCCGGCATCTTTAACAAAAGAGGTATTGGCGGTGATACAGATATTGCCATTACATGCAGCACCGGAGCGGGATTTTTTTCTGTCAACCCTGTTAACGGTGAGATTGGAGGGAGAGATGTTGACGATACCTTACCGTGTTTATTTTGAAGAGCCGGCAGCAACAGCTATCAACCAACTAACGGTTATTCAGCAAAAGATATTGCATTGTATTTATCTCAGGCATCATAACGGTTTTGTCCGACAGAGAAGATTGGAGCAACTGGGCGAAAGCCATGAATACTGGACCATACCATATACGTTGCAACTACTGGGCGAATATGTTTGCCCGATTATAGTCATCCTGGATAAACTGATAACGGCAGATAATATAGAAAGCTACTGCCGGTTCATCAAAGAGAATCCCCGGTACTGGCAGCAAACACAAAGCAGAGTTGTCAGCTATTGGCATGAATATTACCGGCACCGGCAGTTTCCGGCGTTAAAGGATTATCCGGGACAGCAATTAGCAGACAGAATCAGCAATGCGGATCACGGTTTTTTATAGTACAGATAGTGGTACCGGAATATATACCATCTATGAAGTCTGGTGTGGTGGTAATAACTTTGGTTTTCTTTTGGGATGGGTATATAATGTACGGAATCGTATGTTTTTAAATCCTGTTGTAGGACGAGCCGTTAACCTGCCGCCACGCACAGTTGCGCCAATGACAATACCGCCTGAAAGTAAAACAATATTTTTTATAATGTACTGTCCAAGTAAAGTAGGTACAATGATGAAATATGTAAATGTTTCATGCGGAAAGAAAATCAATGGCAAAAAGGTACCTGTCATTTGAAGGTACAGCAATAGTAATGTTAGGTCCAACCATGACTTTGTAATCAGGCCCAATCCGATAATACACTCCCATATAGCAAGTATTGGGAGGGCTACATGTGGTTTTAGCAAGCCGAAAGTTAGTTTTTCAATAGTTCTTCCTGCAATGATTTCTGCGGCACTTAACCCCGGAAAAAATTTCAATATACCAAACCAGATAAAAATAAAACCTAAAGATACCCGGAGAATATTCAGCCCATGCCGGGCTTTCCATTCCAGGATTTTCATTTCTATATGATGCTGTTTCATGTGGATAGTATTTAAGACCAGGTTTAATGTACGGGATAATTGATTTTCCGGATTGAAGTTTAACATTTACTCTGGCAGGATGGTGTATCTATTGCAGGCACAGGCATCTCTGGCTGCTCAGTACGATAATCAATGGTGAATGAATCGGAGACATGTTTAGTTGCTATTGCTTATACGCAGGAACGAATGCGATCAGCTTTTCCAATATTGTCGATATATAACCACGGCTGGGAACATTTTTCCTCATTTTTATGTCATTACTGATTGTATGGACGGCCTGAAATCAAGGTTTTCAGGAATGGATTGGTATTTGCCAGATAAGCTATTAAATATTTGTTCATCATAAACCAGGTTACTATGGAAAATCAAAACAACAGTTTTAGTTTGAAGTTAAAAGGCAACTGGAACGAATTAAAAGGTAAGATTAAACAAAAGTATGCAGACCTCACTGATGACGACTTATTATATGAAGAAGGTAAGGAAGATGAGTTGTTGGGACGTATTCAGAAGAAAACAGGTCAGGCTAAAGAAGACGTGAAATCGTGGATTGATAAATTGTAAATCTGTTCATCGCTGCCCTGCCGTTACTGCTAACAGCAGGGTAGGATTTACTACAGCCCCTCAGTCAAAATACTGGCTGGGGGGCTTGGTATGTATAAATGGCTTACATTAATTTAATGACCCGCTTTATAAGTTGATGTACTTATTAAAAGTACTTATACCTGAATTGCTTTACTAAACAGGAAACCATTAAAATTATCCCTGACAACATCATCACAGATTTTTCTATAGGCAGGCATACCGCCTGCATAAGGGTAAAAAGTCCTGGCTTTACCTGCTATGTTGCTGCCCAGATACCAGGAGGATTCGGCCTGCATAAATAAGGTGCCTTCAGCTATCGCATTGGTATGTTCCATCCAGGCTTTTTCAGCGTCTTCCTTTGGTTCAACGGTGGTAATACCATTTAATTGCATGTAATGAATGAAGTCATATATCAGGTCTACGTGTTGCTCAATGGCGGCTATCATCATACTTAATACGGATGGACTACCCGGACCGGTTATAATAAACATATTAGGCATTTCACTTGTCATCAGGCCCAGATAAGTCCGGGGACCTGCCTTCCATTTATTTTCCAGCAGGGTGTTGTTCCTGCCTTTAATTTTTATTTGGCGCAAGGCTCCCGTGAATGCATCAAACCCTGTTGCAAAAACGATCGTATCCAGTTCATATGTTTTTCCATCTGCTGTGAGCAGCCCTGTCTCCGTTATTGCTTTGATCGGTGCTTTCCTGATGTCTACCAGAGAAACATTTTTTTTGTTAAAAGTAGTCCAGTAATCTATCGCATTACAGGCGCGTTTAGTCCCGAAAGGATAGCTGCGGGGAGTTAGTTTTTCCACTATATCGGGATCATGAACGATCTCTTTTAATTTTTGGGCAAGGAAATCTGACACAAATTTATTTGTCTCATTATTGATAAGTATATCATTGAACGCTGAAAAGAAAGCTACTACACCTCCCGTTTGCCAACGTCTTTCTAATTCGGAGATACGATCTGCTGGCAGAAAATCTTCCATGGACAAATCATCATTGTCAAGCCCACAGGCAAAAAAGTGTTGTTTTGCTTTTTGTCTGATCTCCGGGTAATTTTTTTTAACCCAGCTGATATAATCGGAAGAAAGCGTTTCGTTATTCACGGGTATGGTATAGGCGGGGGTTCGTTGAAATACATACAGCTGCGCTGCATCCTGTGCGATCTCGGGAATGATCTGAACGCCGGAAGACCCCGTACCGATAACCCCCACCCGTTTCTCCGCAAAACTTATTGTTTCATGAGGCCAGGTGGCAGTATGATAAATATCCCCTTTGAATAAGGTGCTGCCAGGTAGTTCCGGGATATGACTGCTGGACAGGCAGCCTGTTGCCATAACGCAAAAACCGGCAGTAAGGAATTGATCATTATCTAATCCTACTTCCCATCGCTTAGTTTCCTCATTGTAAGCTGCTGATACCACTTTAGTATTGAAAATGATGTTTTTGCGCAAGTCCAGTTTTTCAGCTACAAAGTTGAGGTAATCAAGTATCTCCGTTTGAGAGGCAAATCGTTCTGTCCAGCTCCATTCCTGTTCTATCTCTTTAGAAAAGGAATAAGAGTAGTCAATGCTTTCAATGTCGCACCTGGCGCCCGGATAACAGTTCCAATACCAGGATCCGCCGAGGTTGGCGCCAGACTCTATCACCAATATGTGCTGGCTCAGCAGCCGTAATTTGTAAAGTGCATATAATCCGGCAAATCCGGCGCCGACAATAATGATATCTACCTGTTTAACGTTCATATTCATGGGAGTAGTTTGGGTGAATAAAGAATAGGTACGATTGCGTATTCAATACCTATAGGATGGTTGCAGGAAAATGGAAAAGGTATCCGATGGATAAATAACTACAGGCCTGATCTGTGCTTTGGCTAATATATTACTGATACACCAGCTGCTAGGAAGGTGGCTGGCTGTATAGCATGCTGCTTCCTGTGCTGAGGTCTATTACTTGCTATCAATATAGGTAGTAATGGTAAATAGCATAATAACTATTTAAATGC
Coding sequences within:
- a CDS encoding CsbD family protein; this encodes MENQNNSFSLKLKGNWNELKGKIKQKYADLTDDDLLYEEGKEDELLGRIQKKTGQAKEDVKSWIDKL
- a CDS encoding acyl carrier protein, which gives rise to MGNNNIEQTVISVISNEAKRPPDTITRDSHLGNDLGMTSILAAAVFFKVSDQLGVTLEPESLTGFNTVGEVIDYFEKKAPQ
- a CDS encoding Crp/Fnr family transcriptional regulator, with protein sequence MSTHTQQTALDHLRAFIENLSPISAESWQQLTPALTTLTFRKKEELLQTGQVCQALFFISSGYCRAFYDKDGQDINTAFFFEGEIATNINSFGTGEPSVFTIQACETVTVVKFDKAALYTAAK
- a CDS encoding flavin-containing monooxygenase; protein product: MNMNVKQVDIIIVGAGFAGLYALYKLRLLSQHILVIESGANLGGSWYWNCYPGARCDIESIDYSYSFSKEIEQEWSWTERFASQTEILDYLNFVAEKLDLRKNIIFNTKVVSAAYNEETKRWEVGLDNDQFLTAGFCVMATGCLSSSHIPELPGSTLFKGDIYHTATWPHETISFAEKRVGVIGTGSSGVQIIPEIAQDAAQLYVFQRTPAYTIPVNNETLSSDYISWVKKNYPEIRQKAKQHFFACGLDNDDLSMEDFLPADRISELERRWQTGGVVAFFSAFNDILINNETNKFVSDFLAQKLKEIVHDPDIVEKLTPRSYPFGTKRACNAIDYWTTFNKKNVSLVDIRKAPIKAITETGLLTADGKTYELDTIVFATGFDAFTGALRQIKIKGRNNTLLENKWKAGPRTYLGLMTSEMPNMFIITGPGSPSVLSMMIAAIEQHVDLIYDFIHYMQLNGITTVEPKEDAEKAWMEHTNAIAEGTLFMQAESSWYLGSNIAGKARTFYPYAGGMPAYRKICDDVVRDNFNGFLFSKAIQV